In Corythoichthys intestinalis isolate RoL2023-P3 chromosome 4, ASM3026506v1, whole genome shotgun sequence, a genomic segment contains:
- the LOC130914973 gene encoding lysosomal thioesterase PPT2-A-like, whose protein sequence is MRTQTTILLLLVTWTCIDGYRPVVIVHGIFDGPKQFKTLVLFINKTHPGTEVTVVDMYKNMCSLKPLWKQVQAFQRAIEPIIRKAHDGVHLLCFSQGGLICRALLSTMPDHNIHTFIALSSPLAGQFGDTYYLRQVFPDCVKDTVFLVCYNRVGQRVSICQYWNDPHHRSSYLKNNRFLPLLNGDIPHNNMTSWKQNFLRIKKLVLIGGPDDGVITPWQSSHFGFYDTEELVVEMQNQEFYRNDTFGLKTLSSRGDIALCLRPGVKHTHWHSNFTVFTECIEKWLT, encoded by the exons ATGAGGACTCAAACTACGATTCTCTTGCTGCTTGTCACCTGGACGTGCATCGACGGCTACCGTCCTGTCGTCATTGTTCATGGCATCTTTGACGGACCAAAGCAGTTCAAAACCCTGGTTCTCTTTATTAACAAG ACACATCCTGGCACAGAGGTGACAGTGGTGGACATGTACAAGAACATGTGCAGTCTCAAGCCACTGTGGAAGCAAGTGCAAGCTTTCCAGCGTGCCATCGAGCCTATCATCAGGAAAGCTCATGACGGCGTTCACCTACTCTGCTTTTCGCAAG GCGGTCTAATATGTCGAGCCCTCCTTTCCACCATGCCCGACCACAACATCCACACCTTTATTGCGCTGTCGTCACCCCTGGCCGGGCAGTTTGGAG ACACGTACTACCTGCGACAGGTATTTCCCGACTGCGTGAAGGACACCGTCTTCCtagtttgctacaacagagtgGGACAGAGGGTGTCCATTTGCCAGTACTGGAACG ACCCTCACCACCGGTCCAGTTACTTGAAGAACAACAGGTTTCTCCCACTGCTCAATGGTGACATACCTCACAACAACATGACAT CCTGGAAACAGAACTTTCTGCGCATCAAGAAGCTAGTGTTGATTGGCGGACCGGACGATGGCGTCATCACTCCGTGGCAGTCCAG CCACTTTGGATTCTACGACACCGAAGAGCTCGTAGTGGAAATGCAGAACCAAGAG ttTTACAGGAATGACACCTTTGGACTTAAGACGCTGAGCTCTCGAggtgacattgcactgtgcctcCGTCCCGGTGTCAAGCACACACATTGGCATTCCAACTTCACTGTGTTCACTGAGTGCATTGAAAAATGGCTAACATGA